A genomic stretch from Helianthus annuus cultivar XRQ/B chromosome 1, HanXRQr2.0-SUNRISE, whole genome shotgun sequence includes:
- the LOC110929487 gene encoding uncharacterized protein LOC110929487 — protein MIQKEIIECFAKEVTKNICAEIKDDVFGLLVDESSDVSLKEQMAVVVRFVDKFRVVRENFIGIVHVRDTASSTLKEAIDSLLANNQLSIKQVRGQVGDCGGRKKNPGVKTFYEYLSMVVTTVSASYKRKDMIRETKKARVENEILEGEIKTGKGLNQEVSLARAGDTRWGSHHRTIISLLRLFPEVVTVLQYVKEDGDCSQQRTNAKGILSYFKKLEFVFYMHLMGDVLSYTNALSKHLQQKGKDLLEAANLINGTKRALNALRENGFESMLEKSYFLL, from the exons ATGATACAGAAGGAGATTATTGAATGTTTTGCAAAGGAAGTAACCAAAAACATATGTGCAGAAATTAAAGATGATGTGTTTGGGTTGTTGGTTGATGAATCTAGTGACGTATCTCTGAAGGAACAGATGGCTGTTGTTGTTAGATTTGTTGATAAATTTAGGGTTGTTAGAGAAAATTTTATTGGAATTGTTCACGTGAGAGACACGGCTTCTTCAACTCTTAAAGAAGCCATTGATTCTTTATTAGCAAATAACCAGTTGAGCATAAAACAA GTAAGGGGACAAG TTGGTGATTGTGGCGGTCGCAAAAAAAATCCCGGTGTTAAAACTTTCTACGAATACCTTTCCATGGTTGTTACTACAGTTTCTGCTTCTTACAAACGGAAAGATATGATAAGGGAGACAAAAAAAGCGAGAGTGGAAAATGAAATACTTGAAGGTGAGATTAAGACGGGAAAAGGATTAAACCAAGAGGTTTCCCTAGCACGAGCCGGTGATACACGATGGGGTTCACATCATAGAACAATCATCAGTTTGCTTAGGTTGTTTCCGGAAGTTGTTACCGTACTTCAATATGTTAAAGAAGATGGAGATTGTAGTCAACAACGAACAAATGCAAAAGGTATTCTGTCGTACTTTAAAAAACTTGAGTTTGTTTTTTATATGCACTTAATGGGAGATGTTTTAAGCTACACAAATGCTCTCTCAAAACATCTCCAACAAAAAGGTAAGGATTTATTAGAAGCGGCCAACTTGATAAATGGAACAAAACGAGCATTAAATGCTTTAAGAGAAAACGGGTTTGAGTCGATGTTGGAAAAAAGTTACTTCCTTTTGTGA